The Paenibacillus sp. FSL R7-0204 genome includes a region encoding these proteins:
- a CDS encoding STM4014 family protein, whose protein sequence is MQPAAPLIVFCQPGDRRSAGIQQARSRLGMPPALLIPYAGLLENQPLADLLEQAVQQQIRDRGPGQPLLEQWESLRVRSSGHSEQESAGGGFSGHSTQESAGGGFSGHSAAAQPGGSGSVPAVPGSAACPPLLRLESPGGSFALERALIALGAPDAPDADDSLHPFGQQPDLRPLSFKAASALKDMPGVLHHPSQWFRGYCRLLARLRQEAGQLLPASRWTNDPAEIAAMTDKRRTQQILAESGVSVPRPLRGSGGQVPVDYASLRELMLSQRMHRVFIKLASGSAASGVIAYQLNPVTGAESAVTTIGVESYITRPPVYYNSGKLQRYTDSARLAGIINWLYRHGAYAEQWIPKPGRDGHSFDIRQLVVAGEACHAVARVSTTPITNLHLRSRRMTPAEAGLSEAQQAEVRRTAEASLAAFPNSSIAGIDVLVGSTGQTYTADVNPFGDLLYDVEYQGCSTYEWEMKQLS, encoded by the coding sequence ATGCAGCCCGCAGCACCGCTGATTGTCTTTTGCCAGCCCGGCGACCGGCGCTCGGCCGGCATTCAGCAGGCGCGTTCGCGTCTCGGGATGCCCCCGGCGCTGCTGATTCCCTACGCCGGGCTGCTGGAGAACCAGCCGCTGGCTGATCTGCTGGAGCAGGCTGTGCAGCAGCAGATTCGGGACCGAGGTCCGGGGCAACCGCTGCTGGAACAGTGGGAATCCCTGCGCGTTCGCAGCAGCGGACACTCCGAGCAAGAGTCCGCTGGCGGCGGCTTCAGCGGGCACTCCACGCAAGAGTCCGCTGGCGGCGGCTTCAGCGGGCACTCCGCAGCGGCACAGCCAGGCGGCAGCGGCAGCGTACCCGCTGTGCCAGGGTCCGCAGCGTGCCCGCCGCTGCTGCGGCTGGAGTCCCCCGGCGGCAGCTTCGCGCTGGAGCGGGCGCTTATCGCGCTGGGCGCACCCGATGCGCCGGACGCGGACGACTCGCTGCACCCGTTCGGGCAGCAGCCGGACCTGCGGCCGCTAAGCTTCAAAGCGGCCTCCGCCCTGAAGGACATGCCCGGCGTGCTGCATCACCCGTCCCAGTGGTTCCGCGGCTACTGCCGCCTGCTGGCACGGCTCCGGCAGGAGGCCGGGCAGCTCCTGCCCGCCTCCCGCTGGACCAATGACCCGGCGGAGATCGCAGCCATGACGGACAAGCGCCGGACCCAGCAGATTCTGGCTGAGTCCGGCGTGTCTGTTCCCCGGCCGCTTCGCGGCAGCGGCGGACAAGTCCCCGTGGACTACGCCTCCCTGCGCGAGCTGATGCTGTCGCAGCGGATGCACCGTGTGTTCATCAAGCTGGCCAGCGGCTCCGCTGCGTCCGGCGTGATTGCTTATCAGCTGAACCCGGTCACGGGAGCTGAGTCGGCGGTTACCACCATCGGGGTCGAGAGCTATATTACCCGGCCCCCGGTGTATTATAATTCCGGCAAGCTGCAGCGTTATACAGATTCTGCCCGCCTTGCCGGCATTATTAACTGGCTCTACCGCCACGGCGCCTATGCCGAGCAGTGGATTCCGAAGCCCGGCAGGGATGGGCATTCCTTCGACATCCGCCAGCTGGTTGTCGCCGGAGAAGCCTGCCACGCTGTCGCCAGGGTCAGCACCACCCCGATTACGAATCTGCATCTGCGCAGCCGGCGGATGACTCCGGCGGAGGCCGGGCTGAGCGAGGCGCAGCAGGCGGAAGTACGCCGGACAGCGGAGGCTTCGCTGGCCGCTTTTCCGAACTCTTCCATCGCGGGCATCGATGTGCTGGTTGGAAGCACCGGGCAGACGTACACGGCGGATGTGAATCCTTTTGGCGACTTGTTGTACGATGTTGAATACCAGGGCTGCAGCACCTACGAATGGGAAATGAAGCAGCTGTCTTAG
- a CDS encoding STM4013/SEN3800 family hydrolase, translated as MTDMNAVVGTHDILMITLDTLRYDAAVLEEANCPNLCGSGSWEKRHTPGSFTYAAHHAFFGGFLPTPANTNKAEHVRLFHSRNTGMKTHPHTWLFDTPDMVSGLAAAGYQTMCIGGVIFFSKKVPLARVLPGYFQQSYWRMTFGVTNPRSTEHQVNHALKLLGNTPLDQRLFLFMNVSAIHGPNHMFLPGARKDSVDSQRAALRYADGALARLFDAFRKRGNPVFCLAFSDHGTAYGEDGYQGHRLAHDTVWNVPYREFIL; from the coding sequence ATGACCGATATGAATGCCGTCGTCGGCACCCACGATATATTGATGATTACGCTTGATACTCTGCGCTACGATGCGGCTGTGCTGGAGGAGGCGAATTGCCCCAATCTGTGCGGCAGCGGCTCCTGGGAGAAGCGGCATACCCCCGGCAGCTTCACGTATGCGGCCCATCACGCCTTCTTCGGCGGCTTCCTGCCCACTCCGGCTAACACGAATAAGGCTGAGCATGTACGGCTGTTCCACTCCAGGAATACCGGAATGAAGACCCATCCCCATACCTGGCTGTTCGATACACCGGACATGGTGTCGGGGCTGGCAGCGGCGGGTTATCAGACGATGTGTATCGGGGGCGTAATCTTTTTCAGCAAAAAAGTGCCCCTCGCCCGCGTCCTCCCCGGTTATTTCCAGCAGAGCTACTGGCGGATGACCTTCGGGGTCACGAACCCGCGCTCGACGGAGCATCAGGTGAATCACGCGCTCAAGCTGCTCGGCAACACCCCGCTGGACCAGCGGCTGTTCCTGTTCATGAATGTCTCGGCGATCCATGGCCCGAACCATATGTTCCTGCCGGGTGCGCGCAAGGATTCCGTGGACAGCCAGCGTGCAGCGCTCCGTTATGCCGACGGAGCGCTGGCGCGTCTGTTCGATGCGTTCAGGAAGCGGGGCAATCCGGTATTCTGTCTGGCTTTTTCCGATCACGGCACGGCTTACGGCGAGGACGGCTATCAGGGCCACCGGCTGGCGCATGACACGGTATGGAATGTTCCGTACCGGGAATTTATTTTATAA
- a CDS encoding STM4012 family radical SAM protein: MTSIRQSLHHLNQDGHPPFSAGELQQWTEQITAHPYRNYLYSYPHKTAYREFASPLPLEELWRDEPAESFFLYMHIPFCGARCGFCNLFTLPDKRANVHAEYVDALERQARQWAAFTRHKPYARFAIGGGTPSLLAPAQLNRLFRIAKDIMGVDLRTTSISVETSPETLTEEKLTILKEHTVDRVSMGIQSFVAAESAAIYRPQDPEVVYHALELLGQFDFPILNLDLIYGLPGQTVDSWLYSLNQALLHEPEEIFLYPLYTREHTIVKPGDLVNQLDIRHECYEAARAVLAERGYRQYSMRRFAKEDAGTGKVILDYSCQEEGMVGLGCGARSYTRNVHYASRYGVSRKATESIIADYVAAERYDTADYGIVLSLDEQKRRFILKAILHSEGLTIADYNQRFGTTLWEDHPELGLLVQSGFATDDEGILRLTPDGLGYSDSIGDWFISGEIREQMKEFILP, translated from the coding sequence ATGACGTCCATCCGGCAATCTCTGCATCACCTGAACCAAGACGGACACCCTCCCTTCTCCGCTGGGGAGCTTCAGCAATGGACGGAGCAGATCACAGCCCATCCTTACCGCAATTATCTCTATTCTTATCCGCACAAAACCGCTTACCGCGAGTTCGCCTCCCCCCTTCCTTTAGAGGAGCTGTGGCGGGATGAGCCTGCGGAGAGTTTTTTCTTATATATGCATATTCCGTTCTGCGGCGCGCGCTGCGGCTTCTGCAACCTGTTCACGCTGCCTGATAAAAGAGCGAATGTGCACGCCGAATACGTGGATGCGCTGGAACGGCAGGCCCGGCAGTGGGCAGCCTTCACCCGTCACAAGCCTTACGCGCGCTTCGCCATCGGCGGCGGGACGCCCAGTCTTCTTGCTCCCGCGCAGCTGAACCGGCTGTTCAGGATTGCAAAGGATATCATGGGGGTTGATCTTAGAACCACCTCTATCTCTGTGGAAACCTCGCCCGAGACGCTGACGGAGGAGAAGCTGACGATTCTGAAGGAGCATACCGTGGACCGCGTCAGCATGGGCATCCAGAGCTTCGTGGCCGCCGAGTCGGCTGCGATCTACCGCCCGCAGGACCCGGAGGTGGTGTACCATGCGCTGGAGCTGCTGGGGCAGTTTGATTTCCCCATTCTCAATCTGGATCTGATCTACGGACTCCCGGGGCAAACGGTAGATTCCTGGCTCTATTCGCTGAACCAGGCGCTATTGCATGAACCGGAGGAAATCTTCCTCTATCCGCTCTACACCCGTGAGCATACCATTGTGAAGCCGGGCGACCTGGTGAATCAGCTGGATATCCGTCATGAATGCTATGAAGCAGCACGTGCAGTACTGGCAGAGCGTGGCTACCGCCAATATTCCATGCGCAGATTCGCCAAAGAGGATGCCGGAACTGGCAAGGTTATTCTTGACTACAGCTGCCAGGAGGAAGGCATGGTCGGCCTCGGCTGCGGCGCGCGTTCCTATACCCGGAATGTTCATTATGCCTCCCGCTACGGCGTCAGCCGCAAGGCCACGGAGAGCATTATCGCGGATTATGTTGCAGCCGAGCGTTATGATACAGCCGATTATGGCATCGTGCTGAGCCTGGACGAGCAGAAACGGCGGTTCATTCTAAAAGCAATCCTGCACAGCGAAGGACTGACAATTGCGGACTATAACCAGCGGTTCGGGACTACCCTATGGGAGGATCACCCCGAGCTTGGCCTCTTGGTACAGAGCGGGTTCGCCACGGATGATGAGGGTATTCTGCGGCTGACTCCAGATGGGCTGGGCTACTCCGATTCCATCGGTGACTGGTTCATCTCCGGTGAGATCCGCGAGCAGATGAAGGAGTTCATCCTGCCATGA
- a CDS encoding STM4011 family radical SAM protein yields the protein MKAVLYYRGSLSSCNYDCPYCPFGKTKDSAATLAKDRAGLETFVRWVAEQGAAGHRLSIFFNPYGEGLTHRWYRDALITLSHMEHVDKVAIQTNLSARLDFTAELNPSKAAFWATYHPGQVSEERFLAQCMSVYRRGIPFSVGSVGVHSAFPAIASLRAALPEEVYLWVNAYKDKRDYYTAEDISFLSGIDPHFQINAMDYDSLGASCNAGSSVFYVQGPGLVKRCYKDRAVIGNLYRDGLEGLAARRSCRMKVCDCYIGYIHMPELGLEQIYGSGLLERIPYGAGRTE from the coding sequence ATGAAGGCAGTCCTCTACTACCGGGGTTCCCTCTCCTCCTGTAATTATGACTGCCCATACTGCCCCTTCGGCAAAACCAAAGACAGCGCCGCCACCCTCGCCAAAGACCGCGCAGGTCTTGAGACCTTCGTCCGCTGGGTGGCGGAGCAGGGGGCTGCAGGCCACCGCCTGTCTATTTTTTTCAATCCGTATGGCGAGGGCTTGACGCACCGCTGGTACCGGGATGCGCTGATCACGCTGTCCCATATGGAGCATGTGGACAAGGTTGCCATCCAGACCAATCTGTCCGCCCGGCTTGATTTCACCGCTGAACTGAATCCGTCCAAGGCAGCCTTCTGGGCGACCTATCATCCGGGTCAGGTCAGTGAGGAACGGTTCCTGGCGCAGTGTATGAGCGTATACCGCCGGGGGATTCCTTTTAGCGTCGGCAGTGTGGGGGTGCATAGTGCCTTCCCGGCGATCGCCTCGCTGCGTGCGGCCTTGCCGGAGGAAGTCTATCTGTGGGTGAACGCCTACAAGGACAAGCGGGATTATTATACGGCAGAGGATATAAGCTTCCTGAGCGGGATAGACCCGCATTTCCAAATTAATGCCATGGACTACGACAGCCTCGGCGCCAGCTGTAATGCCGGCAGCAGCGTATTCTACGTGCAAGGCCCCGGCCTGGTAAAGCGCTGCTACAAGGACCGCGCGGTCATCGGCAACCTCTACCGTGACGGACTGGAGGGGCTCGCTGCCCGGCGGAGCTGCCGCATGAAGGTCTGCGATTGTTACATCGGCTATATTCATATGCCCGAGCTGGGCCTGGAGCAGATCTACGGCTCCGGCCTGCTGGAGCGGATTCCTTACGGCGCAGGGAGGACAGAGTAA
- the cysC gene encoding adenylyl-sulfate kinase, whose translation MTTGKLQAHKTSAGLTIWLTGLSGAGKSTLAALLTDRLREQGQAVEWLDGDELRRSLGQGLGFSREDRFENIRRAVYLSGMLNRHGVITIVSVISPYAEMRSYARQELPGFVEVYVDCPLPVCEARDVKGLYAKARSGEIPAFTGISDPYEAPADPELTLHTAERTPEQCMEELISWLTEHRLYRL comes from the coding sequence ATGACTACTGGTAAGCTACAAGCACACAAGACCTCTGCCGGGTTAACGATATGGCTTACCGGTCTGTCGGGAGCGGGCAAGTCTACACTTGCCGCTCTGCTCACAGACCGGCTCCGGGAGCAGGGGCAGGCGGTGGAATGGCTGGACGGCGATGAGCTGCGGCGCAGCCTGGGGCAGGGACTCGGCTTCAGCCGTGAGGACCGGTTCGAGAACATCCGCAGAGCGGTCTACCTCTCCGGGATGCTGAACCGGCATGGCGTGATTACCATAGTCTCGGTGATCAGCCCTTATGCCGAGATGCGCAGCTATGCCCGGCAGGAATTGCCGGGCTTCGTCGAGGTCTATGTGGACTGCCCGCTTCCCGTCTGTGAAGCGCGGGATGTCAAAGGGCTGTACGCCAAAGCCCGCTCCGGTGAGATCCCGGCCTTCACCGGGATCTCCGATCCTTATGAAGCTCCGGCTGACCCGGAGCTGACGCTGCACACAGCGGAGCGTACACCGGAGCAATGCATGGAAGAGCTGATCAGCTGGCTCACAGAGCATCGGCTTTATCGGCTGTGA
- a CDS encoding aminotransferase-like domain-containing protein, producing MKKIAGAEQNNPLSRQVYEFMLNRMERGEWSTGDKLPSIRLLAEELGVHRLTVFKAYRALTESGKLYVKDKSGYYVAPGSRLDPTVDEGAAVPGYMVRSPMSDIQRMPVTYQFSQALIDPGLLPNLFLSDYVKKVFDLYPKVMGTYSSVEGDEELRVTLSSHFEERYRLQLSARELLITSGAQQAINLIAGIMLGPMDAVLVERPTYSVALDIFRRAGARLVAVEISPQGYDLAAVEELMRKNKPRMFYINPTHHNPTGYTVPAKQRKLLVELAERYRCLLVEDDPFRDMYFGEEPPPPFFAYDTEGWVMYISSFSKYVAPGLRICAVACRYPFMERLIAAKSLADNGTPLLNQKIFLHYYTSPRLQQHLGKLRIALQVHREIMEEELAATGWEWTTPQGGLNLWVKLPDSVPVTKLLARCLEQSISFVPGELCDPLGEMKSWLRLSYSFASEALLREGMRRLTAIAREIEAGGVDGGSV from the coding sequence ATGAAAAAAATAGCGGGTGCCGAGCAGAATAATCCCTTATCCCGCCAAGTCTATGAGTTCATGCTGAACCGGATGGAGCGGGGGGAGTGGAGTACCGGTGATAAACTGCCGTCGATCCGGCTGCTGGCGGAGGAGCTGGGAGTTCACCGGCTGACGGTCTTCAAGGCCTACCGGGCACTTACCGAGAGCGGCAAGCTGTATGTTAAAGACAAATCCGGTTATTATGTGGCCCCGGGCAGCAGGCTGGACCCTACGGTGGACGAAGGGGCGGCAGTACCGGGGTATATGGTCAGGAGCCCGATGTCGGATATTCAGCGGATGCCGGTCACGTACCAATTCTCCCAGGCCTTGATTGATCCGGGACTGCTGCCGAACCTGTTCCTGTCCGATTATGTCAAAAAAGTATTCGATCTCTACCCGAAGGTCATGGGCACCTACTCCTCCGTGGAGGGGGATGAAGAGCTGCGGGTTACGCTGAGCAGCCATTTCGAGGAGCGGTATAGGCTCCAGCTGTCGGCCCGCGAGCTGTTGATTACTTCAGGTGCACAACAGGCCATCAATCTGATTGCCGGGATCATGCTCGGTCCGATGGATGCTGTGCTGGTGGAGCGGCCTACGTATAGTGTGGCGCTGGATATTTTTCGGCGGGCAGGGGCGCGGCTGGTAGCCGTGGAGATCTCGCCGCAGGGATATGACCTGGCGGCGGTGGAGGAGCTGATGCGTAAGAATAAGCCGCGGATGTTCTATATCAACCCGACCCATCATAACCCGACGGGGTATACGGTTCCGGCGAAGCAGCGCAAGCTGCTGGTGGAGCTTGCGGAGCGCTACCGCTGCCTGCTCGTGGAGGATGATCCGTTCCGTGACATGTACTTCGGGGAAGAGCCGCCCCCGCCGTTCTTCGCCTATGATACGGAGGGCTGGGTGATGTATATCAGCAGCTTCAGCAAATATGTAGCTCCCGGCCTGCGGATCTGCGCCGTGGCTTGCCGTTACCCGTTCATGGAACGGCTGATCGCCGCCAAGTCCTTAGCGGATAACGGGACGCCGCTGCTGAATCAGAAGATTTTCCTGCATTATTACACCTCGCCGCGCTTACAGCAGCATCTCGGCAAGCTGCGGATTGCCCTTCAGGTGCACAGGGAGATTATGGAGGAGGAGCTCGCGGCCACCGGCTGGGAATGGACAACTCCGCAAGGTGGGCTTAATCTGTGGGTCAAGCTGCCGGACAGTGTTCCGGTCACTAAGCTGCTGGCCCGTTGTCTGGAGCAGTCCATCTCCTTCGTTCCCGGTGAGCTCTGTGATCCGCTGGGGGAGATGAAGTCCTGGCTGCGCCTCAGCTACTCGTTCGCCAGTGAAGCCTTGCTGCGCGAGGGAATGCGGCGGCTCACTGCCATTGCGCGGGAGATTGAGGCGGGGGGAGTAGATGGCGGGAGTGTGTAA
- a CDS encoding DMT family transporter: MILLAYSLVCLIFGTTFLAIKIGVDAGAPPFFSAGLRFFTAGAVLFLFMVLKGKVRFSLLLRKEMLLTGAALTFGTFAALYWAEQYVSSGLAAVLSATGPMMILLMQTTFLRQKAPAYSLLGCIIGFTGVLLLVLPSLAADVTPLWLIGCVVVLIGELCYAAGAIYSKKVITTFSAESPVALNAAQMMYGGALLFIISLFTEPLHPSFLLSFKTAGSLLYLTVVGSMVGHTLFYWLVSKTNPVFPSTWLYISPPIAVGVGFLFYNEAVTWVTLLGVFTIIFGTILVNAGALRQLFFKPKPVIPVLPKASVEPLVQE, translated from the coding sequence ATGATTCTGTTAGCTTATTCACTTGTCTGTCTGATCTTCGGCACTACCTTCCTGGCCATCAAAATCGGCGTAGACGCCGGAGCGCCGCCCTTCTTCTCTGCGGGACTGCGTTTTTTCACGGCGGGTGCGGTGCTGTTCCTGTTCATGGTTCTGAAGGGCAAAGTCCGCTTCTCCCTGCTGCTGCGCAAGGAAATGCTGCTCACGGGAGCAGCCCTGACCTTCGGCACCTTCGCCGCGCTCTACTGGGCGGAACAATATGTATCCTCCGGACTTGCTGCCGTATTGTCAGCCACCGGACCGATGATGATTCTGCTGATGCAGACGACCTTCCTGCGCCAAAAAGCTCCCGCCTACTCTCTGCTCGGCTGTATCATCGGGTTCACCGGAGTCCTGCTGCTGGTGCTGCCCAGCCTGGCGGCTGACGTTACTCCGCTCTGGCTGATCGGCTGTGTCGTGGTGCTGATTGGGGAACTCTGCTACGCGGCGGGGGCGATCTATTCCAAAAAAGTAATCACCACCTTCTCCGCCGAGTCCCCCGTGGCTCTTAACGCAGCCCAGATGATGTACGGCGGGGCGCTGCTGTTCATCATCTCCCTATTCACAGAGCCGCTGCACCCGTCCTTCCTGTTATCGTTCAAGACCGCCGGCTCCCTTCTCTACCTGACCGTTGTCGGCTCCATGGTTGGACATACACTGTTCTACTGGCTCGTCTCCAAGACGAATCCGGTTTTTCCGTCCACCTGGCTGTATATCTCTCCGCCGATTGCCGTCGGCGTAGGCTTCCTGTTCTATAACGAAGCGGTCACCTGGGTAACGCTGCTTGGCGTGTTCACGATTATATTCGGAACCATCCTTGTGAACGCTGGCGCACTGAGGCAGCTGTTCTTCAAGCCTAAACCGGTAATACCTGTTCTGCCAAAAGCAAGCGTTGAGCCCCTGGTTCAGGAGTAG
- a CDS encoding general stress protein gives MNKKIVGVFHTEHEASRAIEDLKAHGFLTEDISVIARNKRDVEAINDETGTKVPEGMASGAATGGILGGVTGLLAGIGALAIPGIGPIIAAGPIAATLTGVAVGAGTGGLVGGLIGLGIPEDEAASYDNYVDEGNILVMVDADISREQDVYTVFRNHNSANADRYMRDAGTAGTAADVNAPRDSVTDAVDAAFNGSGLEGRHDTGLDTMNSATEHDLPERSAVQNMKRPGMTGDLYSGTRNGIDKMPDHTADRRLQDLEERQAQEAARQEGARPGSLVNEKAKDDSELLRNHGRTR, from the coding sequence ATGAATAAGAAAATTGTAGGTGTGTTCCATACAGAGCATGAAGCTTCACGGGCCATTGAAGACTTGAAGGCGCACGGCTTTCTGACAGAGGATATCTCAGTGATAGCGAGAAATAAACGCGATGTGGAAGCGATCAATGATGAGACCGGGACGAAGGTGCCGGAGGGCATGGCTTCCGGGGCGGCGACCGGCGGTATCCTTGGCGGTGTGACCGGACTGCTGGCAGGCATCGGCGCCCTGGCGATTCCGGGAATCGGGCCGATTATCGCAGCGGGGCCGATTGCAGCCACCCTGACCGGAGTAGCCGTAGGAGCAGGAACGGGCGGGCTGGTCGGCGGGCTGATCGGACTGGGCATTCCTGAGGATGAAGCTGCGAGCTATGACAACTATGTAGACGAAGGAAATATTTTGGTTATGGTGGATGCAGATATCTCCCGCGAACAGGACGTATATACTGTATTCCGCAACCATAATTCGGCGAATGCTGACCGCTATATGAGGGATGCCGGCACTGCGGGTACGGCTGCGGATGTGAATGCTCCACGGGACTCCGTAACAGACGCGGTGGATGCGGCGTTCAATGGCTCAGGCCTGGAAGGCAGACATGATACAGGGCTGGACACGATGAATTCAGCCACGGAGCATGATCTCCCGGAGCGAAGCGCAGTGCAGAATATGAAGCGGCCGGGAATGACAGGCGATCTGTATTCCGGCACGCGTAACGGCATCGACAAGATGCCGGATCATACAGCCGACCGCAGGCTCCAAGACCTGGAGGAACGTCAGGCACAGGAAGCTGCCAGACAGGAAGGCGCCCGGCCTGGCAGCCTCGTTAATGAGAAGGCGAAGGATGACAGCGAGCTGCTCAGAAACCACGGGCGCACCCGTTAA
- a CDS encoding (2Fe-2S) ferredoxin domain-containing protein translates to MNMRLKVLKKHLLFCCSEHCNNQDVEDVMQEFKEQLVEQGINKTVKINKTSCLGLCGNGPFVIVYPDGVWYYNVTTEDVARIVEEHLVNGQPVEELVMLKMEA, encoded by the coding sequence ATGAATATGCGTCTGAAGGTACTTAAGAAGCATCTGCTCTTCTGCTGCAGTGAGCACTGCAATAACCAGGATGTAGAGGATGTCATGCAGGAATTCAAGGAGCAATTGGTGGAGCAAGGAATCAACAAGACGGTCAAAATCAACAAAACCAGCTGTCTCGGCCTATGCGGCAACGGCCCTTTTGTCATCGTGTATCCTGACGGGGTCTGGTATTACAATGTAACAACGGAGGATGTGGCCCGTATCGTGGAGGAGCATCTGGTGAACGGACAGCCGGTAGAAGAGCTGGTTATGCTCAAAATGGAAGCCTGA
- a CDS encoding AraC family transcriptional regulator, which translates to MTVFKYNAHRPHRANPDLYLHYWGQEQCAPGHSFGPGVRSLYKIHFIHAGTGKVTVGEATHTLNAGQAFLTYPHVVTHYAADQDDPWLYSWIAFTGEEAGYLLGRTSLTPEQPVFPMDQVLMPSLSGRLSETGSSGELLDLPLKVMLYEFFSLLLRTVPAADSPAPRSRSVYVEQCLHYLQAHYAENVTMESLSASLKLDRKYMSALFKRTVGLPPQQYLLQFRMSKACELLTETGCTIGEISQSVGYQDALLFSRMFKKVKGCSPKEYRLRHADTDIVL; encoded by the coding sequence ATGACAGTATTCAAATATAACGCCCATCGCCCCCACCGGGCCAATCCTGACCTGTATCTGCATTACTGGGGCCAGGAGCAGTGTGCACCCGGGCATTCGTTCGGACCCGGGGTCCGGAGCCTGTATAAAATCCACTTCATCCACGCCGGAACCGGTAAGGTAACCGTTGGTGAAGCCACCCATACATTGAACGCAGGGCAGGCCTTCCTCACTTATCCGCATGTGGTAACACATTATGCCGCAGATCAGGACGACCCTTGGCTGTATTCGTGGATTGCTTTTACCGGGGAGGAGGCAGGTTATCTGCTGGGACGGACTTCACTTACCCCGGAACAGCCGGTGTTCCCGATGGACCAGGTGCTGATGCCTTCGCTGTCTGGCAGGTTATCGGAGACGGGGAGCAGCGGGGAGCTGCTGGATCTGCCGCTGAAGGTGATGCTCTATGAATTCTTCTCTCTGCTGCTGCGCACAGTCCCGGCTGCCGACAGCCCGGCTCCGCGCAGCAGAAGTGTCTATGTCGAGCAGTGCCTGCATTACCTTCAAGCCCACTACGCCGAGAATGTGACGATGGAGAGCCTGTCCGCTTCCCTGAAGCTGGACCGCAAATATATGTCGGCGCTGTTCAAGCGGACGGTCGGCTTGCCTCCACAGCAATATCTGCTCCAATTCCGTATGTCCAAAGCCTGCGAGCTGCTGACGGAGACCGGCTGCACCATCGGGGAGATCTCGCAATCGGTGGGGTATCAGGATGCTTTGCTCTTCTCACGGATGTTCAAGAAGGTGAAGGGCTGCTCGCCCAAAGAATACCGGCTCCGCCATGCAGATACAGACATTGTGCTATAA